A window of Vibrio ishigakensis contains these coding sequences:
- the rsmI gene encoding 16S rRNA (cytidine(1402)-2'-O)-methyltransferase, whose product MTDNNSCETPTVTEQGTLYIVPTPIGNLGDITERAVQVLSQVDLIAAEDTRHTGRLLSHLNISTRTFALHDHNEQQKAQVLVEKLSQGQSIALVSDAGTPLISDPGYHLVNQCRAAGLRVVPLPGACAVIAALSASGLPSDRFSFEGFLPPKSKGRRDKFLELAKVERTCIFYESPHRIMDSLDDMLAILGPERQVVLARELTKTFETIQGMPLGELIPWLKEDENRTRGEMVLLVHGYREQASDELPEEVKRTLGILVKELPLKKAAAMTAEIYNLKKNALYKWGLENLD is encoded by the coding sequence ATGACAGATAACAATTCTTGCGAAACTCCTACAGTAACCGAACAAGGGACCCTCTATATAGTACCCACACCTATCGGAAATCTGGGTGATATTACTGAGCGTGCCGTTCAGGTTCTGAGTCAGGTTGACCTGATTGCAGCCGAGGATACAAGGCATACGGGGCGTTTACTTTCACATCTAAATATTTCTACTCGCACCTTTGCCCTGCATGACCACAACGAGCAGCAAAAAGCGCAGGTTCTGGTAGAAAAGCTGTCGCAGGGGCAGAGCATTGCCTTGGTTTCTGATGCAGGCACGCCACTTATCAGTGACCCTGGTTATCATCTAGTAAACCAATGTCGTGCGGCAGGGCTAAGAGTCGTGCCTCTTCCTGGTGCGTGCGCTGTGATAGCGGCTCTTAGTGCATCAGGCTTGCCATCAGATCGCTTTAGCTTTGAAGGCTTCTTGCCACCAAAGAGCAAGGGGCGTCGTGATAAGTTTCTTGAACTAGCTAAGGTTGAGCGCACCTGTATCTTTTATGAATCACCACATCGCATCATGGACTCATTAGACGACATGCTGGCTATTCTTGGCCCTGAGCGTCAGGTGGTCTTGGCGCGTGAGCTGACAAAAACCTTTGAGACCATTCAAGGCATGCCATTAGGCGAGCTAATTCCTTGGCTTAAAGAAGATGAAAATCGTACGCGTGGTGAGATGGTACTTCTAGTGCATGGCTATCGTGAGCAGGCCAGTGATGAACTGCCTGAAGAAGTAAAACGCACCCTTGGCATCTTGGTTAAAGAGCTTCCTTTGAAGAAGGCTGCTGCAATGACGGCTGAGATCTACAACCTGAAGAAGAATGCCTTATATAAGTGGGGTCTAGAAAACCTAGACTAA
- the sspA gene encoding stringent starvation protein SspA translates to MAVAANKRSVMTLFSSATDMASHQVRIVLAEKGVSVEVELVDEANLPTELTELNPYKSVPTLVDRELTLYDSKIIMEYLDERFPHPPLMPVYPVDRGKNRLMMYRIQRNWYSLAEKIIAGNAEEAEKARQKLRNDLLMLGPLFAESEYFMSEDFSLIDCYLAPLLWRLPTFGIELTGPGSKELKVYMNRVFERDSFLASLTEAEREMRLVR, encoded by the coding sequence ATGGCTGTAGCTGCCAATAAACGTTCTGTGATGACTCTATTCTCAAGTGCTACTGATATGGCTAGTCATCAGGTACGAATCGTTTTAGCTGAGAAAGGGGTAAGTGTAGAGGTTGAGCTTGTTGATGAAGCTAACTTGCCTACCGAGCTTACAGAGCTAAACCCATATAAATCTGTACCAACCTTGGTTGACCGTGAACTGACTCTATATGATTCAAAGATCATCATGGAATACCTAGATGAGCGTTTCCCTCACCCGCCGCTAATGCCTGTTTACCCAGTAGACCGTGGTAAGAACCGTCTAATGATGTATCGCATCCAACGTAACTGGTACAGCCTTGCTGAGAAGATCATCGCTGGCAACGCTGAAGAAGCGGAAAAAGCTCGTCAAAAACTGCGTAACGACCTACTGATGCTTGGCCCTCTATTCGCTGAGAGCGAGTACTTCATGAGCGAAGACTTCAGCCTGATCGATTGCTACCTAGCTCCGCTACTTTGGCGTCTACCTACCTTTGGTATCGAGCTAACTGGCCCAGGCTCTAAAGAGCTTAAGGTTTACATGAACCGCGTATTCGAACGTGATTCATTCCTAGCTTCCCTAACAGAAGCTGAGCGTGAGATGCGTCTAGTTCGCTAA
- a CDS encoding penicillin-binding transpeptidase domain-containing protein: MKPKKSKPKNKRVVNKKPNTMTEVMESGIIRWRYMTVLGFAFLLLAALVARVAYIQIIEPDTLIKQSDMRSVRVHNVPSARGIVSDRNGEQIAVSVPVQAVYADPKTIFEKGDALTDVKRWQALAQVLQLEPEEMISRIERNKTRRFIYLARQVSPAMAKYIKELKLKGIGMSSESRRYYPAGEISAHIVGITGIDGHGQEGIEKSFDKWLSGSDGSRKIRKDRDGRVVENISSTQGQQGKPLQLTIDQRIQAIAYRAIKQAVADHRATSGTVVVLDVETGGVLAMVNAPSYNPNSREQLQSFRMRNRAITDPLEPGSTVKPFVVLTALETGTADEETIIDTGNGIFRIGGSRVRDTSLVGKADLKTILKKSSNVGVAKLALGMPLDALLGTYSSIGFGSTSGINLVGETPGLFPNRRRWSDFEIATLAFGYGMAITPLQLAHAYATLGNYGKFMPLHIVKSQKGLEAKQVLSKHNSAEVLEMLEAVTQPGGSAIRARVPGYRVGAKTGTSRKANAGGYSDEYVSLTAGLAPISHPRIAMVVVVNEPQGDEYYGGAVAAPVFGEVMKGALQILNVTPDAPKE, encoded by the coding sequence ATGAAGCCAAAAAAGTCAAAACCAAAGAATAAACGCGTGGTGAATAAGAAACCCAATACCATGACCGAGGTGATGGAATCTGGGATTATCCGTTGGCGCTATATGACAGTGCTCGGATTCGCCTTTCTGTTGTTAGCAGCACTAGTTGCGCGCGTTGCCTATATCCAAATTATCGAACCTGATACCCTTATAAAACAAAGTGATATGCGTTCAGTACGCGTACACAATGTGCCTTCTGCTCGCGGTATTGTTTCCGATCGCAATGGTGAGCAGATAGCGGTCAGTGTTCCGGTTCAGGCAGTATATGCCGACCCTAAAACCATCTTTGAAAAAGGCGATGCCCTAACCGATGTGAAGCGCTGGCAGGCGTTGGCTCAGGTTCTACAGCTAGAGCCTGAAGAGATGATCTCGCGTATCGAACGCAACAAGACACGCCGCTTTATCTACCTTGCTCGTCAGGTGAGCCCTGCTATGGCCAAGTACATCAAAGAGCTGAAGCTGAAAGGCATTGGCATGTCCAGTGAGTCGCGTCGCTATTACCCTGCTGGTGAGATCAGTGCTCATATCGTGGGTATTACAGGAATCGATGGTCACGGTCAGGAAGGTATAGAAAAGAGTTTCGATAAGTGGCTTTCTGGCTCTGATGGTTCGCGAAAGATCCGCAAAGATAGAGACGGTCGCGTGGTGGAGAATATCTCTTCAACTCAAGGCCAGCAGGGCAAACCTCTACAATTGACTATCGATCAGCGCATTCAAGCGATCGCCTATCGCGCTATTAAGCAAGCAGTGGCTGACCACAGGGCTACCTCAGGTACTGTTGTAGTGCTTGATGTGGAAACCGGTGGCGTGCTGGCTATGGTAAATGCACCATCTTACAACCCTAACTCTCGTGAGCAGCTACAAAGTTTTAGGATGCGTAACCGCGCCATTACGGACCCGTTAGAGCCTGGCTCTACGGTGAAACCGTTCGTGGTGCTTACAGCACTAGAGACAGGCACAGCCGACGAAGAGACCATCATAGATACCGGTAATGGTATCTTCCGAATCGGTGGTAGCCGCGTTCGAGATACCTCGCTCGTAGGTAAGGCCGACCTTAAAACCATCCTGAAGAAATCCAGTAACGTGGGTGTGGCTAAGCTAGCACTTGGTATGCCACTGGATGCGCTACTGGGCACCTATAGCTCAATTGGTTTTGGTTCTACCTCCGGCATCAACCTTGTGGGTGAAACCCCCGGGCTTTTCCCTAATCGTCGCCGTTGGTCAGATTTTGAGATCGCAACTTTAGCGTTTGGCTATGGTATGGCGATTACCCCGTTACAACTTGCTCATGCCTATGCAACTTTGGGTAACTACGGCAAGTTTATGCCACTACATATTGTTAAATCTCAAAAAGGCCTTGAAGCAAAGCAGGTACTATCCAAACACAATAGCGCTGAGGTGCTGGAAATGCTTGAGGCGGTAACTCAACCAGGCGGTTCTGCGATACGTGCTCGCGTTCCAGGCTATCGCGTGGGAGCCAAAACGGGTACCTCACGTAAAGCAAATGCGGGTGGCTATAGTGATGAGTATGTTTCTTTGACCGCAGGCCTGGCTCCCATCAGTCACCCACGTATTGCTATGGTGGTTGTGGTGAATGAACCTCAAGGCGATGAATACTATGGTGGTGCAGTGGCAGCACCTGTTTTTGGTGAGGTAATGAAGGGCGCATTGCAGATCCTAAACGTTACCCCAGATGCTCCGAAGGAATAA
- the rsmH gene encoding 16S rRNA (cytosine(1402)-N(4))-methyltransferase RsmH has translation MSEQFKHVSVLLEESIDGLNIKPDGIYIDGTFGRGGHSRTILSKLGENGKLYSIDRDPQAIAEANKIDDPRFNIIHGPFSGMAEYAVERGLEGKVDGVLLDLGVSSPQLDDAERGFSFMKDGPLDMRMDPTSGIPVSKWLAEADVEDITWVIREFGEDKHAWRIAKAIVAYREDEENEPLTRTSQLAKLISEAAPKSFKEKKHPATRAFQAFRIYINSELDEIATALNGAKKILAPEGRLSVISFHSLEDRMVKQFMRKESKGPQVPHGIPMTEDQIKALGSAAFKTVGKAIKPSKNELDVNVRARSSVLRIAEKL, from the coding sequence ATGAGCGAACAATTCAAGCATGTTTCCGTGCTGCTCGAAGAATCCATCGATGGTCTTAACATCAAGCCAGACGGTATCTATATCGACGGCACCTTTGGTCGTGGCGGCCATAGCCGAACTATCCTGTCCAAGCTAGGTGAGAACGGCAAGCTTTATAGCATTGACCGAGACCCTCAGGCGATTGCGGAAGCAAACAAGATCGATGACCCGCGTTTCAACATCATCCATGGCCCGTTCTCTGGTATGGCTGAGTACGCAGTGGAGCGAGGTCTTGAAGGTAAGGTTGATGGTGTACTACTAGATCTGGGCGTATCTTCTCCGCAGCTTGATGACGCAGAGCGTGGCTTTAGCTTTATGAAAGATGGCCCACTGGATATGCGTATGGATCCGACTTCTGGGATTCCGGTATCTAAGTGGCTCGCTGAAGCAGACGTTGAAGATATCACTTGGGTGATTCGTGAGTTTGGTGAAGATAAACACGCTTGGCGTATCGCCAAAGCTATCGTGGCTTACCGCGAGGATGAAGAGAACGAACCTCTAACTCGTACTTCCCAACTGGCAAAGCTTATCTCTGAAGCAGCACCAAAGAGCTTTAAAGAGAAGAAGCACCCTGCGACTCGAGCTTTCCAAGCGTTTCGCATCTATATCAACAGTGAGCTGGATGAGATCGCGACAGCACTAAATGGTGCCAAGAAGATCCTTGCACCTGAAGGTCGCTTATCGGTGATCAGCTTTCACTCCCTTGAAGATCGCATGGTGAAGCAGTTTATGCGTAAAGAGAGCAAGGGGCCGCAAGTGCCACACGGTATTCCTATGACGGAAGATCAGATCAAGGCGTTAGGAAGTGCGGCATTTAAGACCGTGGGTAAGGCTATTAAACCATCCAAAAACGAATTGGATGTTAATGTACGTGCTCGAAGCTCAGTATTGAGAATCGCTGAAAAACTATGA
- a CDS encoding BON domain-containing protein, translating to MLYTRKIKLAATALLTSLLLSGCAGSLTRGADTQSVSDIRSTRQVWQDNNVEFEAAAISNKSPFKGQARIAANSYRGRVVLMGQVPTEEMKQQVTEQVKEVAGVSKVYNQLRVEPVIGVSQMSRDSWITTKVKSAFAREAKLKGASIKVITENNEVFLFGYVTAEHANVATEVARNVSDVKHVIRGFVVASNAIDDVEKAAEPEKKEATVEDLTESTPATPEATTTQPKENLTEEESVDYVDSSNRIVEEDI from the coding sequence ATGTTGTACACTCGAAAAATCAAACTGGCCGCTACAGCCTTACTTACCAGCCTACTTCTAAGTGGCTGTGCGGGCTCGCTAACTCGTGGTGCCGACACCCAAAGCGTGTCTGATATCCGCTCTACTCGCCAAGTGTGGCAAGACAACAACGTAGAGTTTGAAGCTGCTGCTATCAGTAACAAATCTCCTTTCAAGGGGCAAGCGCGCATAGCCGCCAACTCCTATCGTGGTCGCGTAGTTCTAATGGGACAGGTGCCAACTGAAGAGATGAAGCAACAAGTAACCGAGCAGGTTAAAGAGGTTGCAGGTGTAAGCAAGGTCTACAACCAATTGCGCGTTGAGCCTGTTATCGGTGTTAGTCAGATGAGCCGTGATAGCTGGATTACTACCAAGGTGAAATCTGCCTTTGCGCGAGAAGCTAAGCTAAAAGGTGCGAGCATTAAAGTAATCACTGAGAACAACGAAGTATTCCTGTTTGGTTACGTCACTGCAGAGCACGCTAACGTGGCAACAGAGGTTGCGCGTAACGTATCTGATGTTAAGCACGTTATCCGTGGTTTTGTAGTAGCAAGCAACGCTATCGATGATGTTGAGAAAGCAGCTGAGCCAGAGAAGAAAGAGGCAACGGTAGAAGATCTAACCGAATCTACCCCAGCAACACCTGAGGCGACCACGACTCAACCAAAAGAGAACCTTACTGAAGAAGAGTCTGTAGACTATGTAGACTCTTCAAACCGAATCGTTGAAGAGGACATCTAG
- a CDS encoding YraN family protein, with translation MRLLRNKLKLGHTFETKALEYLQGQGLKLIERNFRAKCGEIDLIMLDREEIIFIEVKYRSSEGYGSASEAVTSSKQAKLFKTAQVWLAKNNKSPHHSYFRFDVITVTGSEHQIEWIQNALTEG, from the coding sequence ATGAGACTGCTCAGAAATAAGCTAAAGCTTGGACACACCTTTGAGACCAAGGCTCTGGAATATCTTCAGGGCCAAGGTCTCAAGCTCATTGAGCGAAACTTTAGAGCAAAGTGCGGCGAAATCGACCTCATAATGCTCGATAGAGAAGAAATAATTTTTATAGAGGTGAAATACCGAAGTAGCGAGGGCTATGGCAGTGCAAGCGAAGCCGTTACCTCCTCTAAGCAAGCTAAGCTATTTAAAACCGCTCAGGTATGGCTGGCTAAAAACAACAAATCACCTCATCACAGCTACTTTCGATTCGATGTCATCACTGTCACAGGCTCAGAGCATCAAATCGAATGGATACAAAATGCATTAACCGAAGGATAG
- the sspB gene encoding ClpXP protease specificity-enhancing factor — MDISAMTPRRPYLLRAFYEWLVENELTPHLVVDAMMTGVRVPEEYVQDGQIILNVAPRAVGNLEMSNEAVTFHARFGGRPHSVIVPIYAVQAIYARENGAGTMFEPEEGYDEIEESEETQHLSSAESLKPIEAAPSDEDPGPDDEPPRPKGRPSLRVVK; from the coding sequence ATGGATATTTCAGCAATGACTCCACGTCGACCTTACCTGCTTCGTGCTTTTTACGAGTGGTTGGTTGAGAATGAGCTGACACCACACCTAGTGGTTGATGCCATGATGACGGGTGTTCGCGTGCCTGAAGAGTACGTACAGGATGGTCAAATCATCCTTAACGTTGCGCCTCGAGCAGTAGGCAACCTAGAGATGAGCAACGAGGCAGTAACCTTCCATGCTCGTTTTGGTGGTCGACCACACTCAGTAATCGTTCCTATCTATGCGGTGCAGGCTATTTATGCTCGCGAGAACGGTGCAGGCACCATGTTTGAGCCGGAAGAGGGCTACGATGAGATTGAAGAGAGTGAGGAAACTCAGCACCTCTCTTCAGCTGAGAGCCTAAAACCGATCGAAGCTGCGCCAAGCGACGAAGACCCAGGCCCAGATGATGAGCCGCCTCGTCCAAAAGGTCGTCCAAGCCTGCGTGTAGTCAAATAG
- a CDS encoding penicillin-binding protein activator translates to MAQKKRSEYSVSRILTPIALSVLLAACSTQPGPDVAQQSNILNEPTQTSEFYLMKADGAEGSLQVDWLILSLKAAIDENNTDLANRIIRRLAQLQMSEAQQAEWQLARAELLLNNDQPTDAIKQLNFQNQWKLDRDQWHRYYELRADIYQALYQPIKAAEELIYGADFLTEDQQQQNSDHIWALLTSASVDDLSAITVNEDEKDLDGWRELAIHQLTLGGNLPRLQKTVQQWIDNNFSHPAALYTPTELRELLALEILQPAKTALVLPLSGKFAKQAKIIRDGFVFGMMRDQERDPNTDYIVIDSNKSSAEEIDQQLIEENVDFVVGPLMKDEIEKLQQLQQESANPIPMLALNFPDDVIADNQFCYVTLSPEQEAEEAAKHLAESGAKYPLVIAPSGSYGRRMAKAFQDAWQEQQDTKAATSYFKSNSQLQLAVNSVFGLQQSQRRIAQMDKLLGMELESSERSRRDIDAVYVIAKDSELNLIKPFISVAINPEATPPKLYANSLSNTGVKRASQDLSGVTYSDIPMIVSPDQELEKEMGSIWEKSSFQVKRLRALGMDAYSLVNALPNMKVSPGLTVQGQTGVLSIDDDCVVQRQLSWAEYETAQK, encoded by the coding sequence ATGGCGCAAAAAAAACGATCCGAATACAGTGTATCACGCATTCTTACCCCAATTGCATTGTCTGTACTTCTTGCCGCCTGTTCAACCCAACCGGGCCCGGACGTAGCGCAACAGTCTAATATTTTGAATGAGCCGACTCAAACCTCAGAGTTTTATCTGATGAAAGCAGATGGTGCCGAAGGCTCACTGCAGGTAGATTGGCTGATTCTATCCCTTAAAGCGGCAATCGACGAGAACAATACCGATCTTGCGAACCGTATTATCCGTCGCCTTGCCCAACTTCAGATGAGCGAAGCGCAGCAGGCTGAATGGCAATTGGCTCGTGCAGAGCTTCTTTTGAACAACGACCAGCCAACCGATGCTATCAAGCAACTGAACTTCCAGAACCAGTGGAAGCTAGACCGTGACCAGTGGCATCGCTACTACGAACTGCGTGCTGATATCTACCAAGCCCTTTATCAACCAATCAAGGCAGCTGAAGAGCTAATCTATGGAGCGGACTTCCTAACCGAAGATCAGCAGCAACAGAATTCTGACCACATCTGGGCACTATTAACCTCAGCCTCTGTCGATGACCTGAGTGCCATTACAGTAAATGAAGATGAAAAAGACCTAGATGGCTGGCGTGAACTTGCTATCCACCAACTGACTTTGGGTGGAAATCTGCCAAGACTGCAAAAAACCGTACAGCAGTGGATTGATAACAACTTCAGCCACCCTGCGGCACTTTATACTCCAACCGAGCTACGTGAACTGCTGGCACTAGAGATCCTACAGCCAGCAAAGACAGCACTGGTTCTCCCTCTGAGTGGTAAGTTTGCGAAACAGGCCAAGATCATCCGCGATGGATTCGTATTTGGTATGATGCGCGATCAAGAGCGCGATCCAAACACCGACTACATAGTGATCGACAGCAACAAGTCGAGTGCCGAAGAGATCGACCAGCAGCTTATCGAAGAGAACGTCGACTTTGTTGTTGGCCCGCTGATGAAGGATGAGATTGAAAAGCTTCAGCAACTGCAGCAAGAAAGTGCGAATCCAATTCCTATGCTGGCGCTAAACTTCCCAGATGATGTGATTGCTGATAATCAGTTCTGCTATGTGACGTTATCTCCAGAACAAGAAGCAGAAGAAGCGGCAAAACACCTAGCAGAGTCTGGTGCCAAGTATCCGCTGGTGATTGCACCGAGTGGCTCTTACGGTCGCCGAATGGCTAAGGCGTTCCAAGATGCATGGCAAGAACAGCAAGATACTAAGGCGGCAACCAGCTACTTTAAATCAAACAGCCAGCTACAGCTTGCGGTAAACAGCGTGTTTGGCCTTCAGCAGAGCCAACGCCGTATTGCGCAGATGGACAAGCTACTGGGTATGGAGCTTGAATCTTCTGAGCGCTCTCGCCGTGATATCGATGCGGTTTACGTGATTGCTAAAGACTCTGAGCTAAACCTTATCAAGCCGTTTATCAGCGTAGCCATCAACCCAGAAGCAACGCCACCAAAGCTATACGCTAATTCACTGAGCAACACAGGTGTGAAGCGTGCATCGCAAGACCTGTCGGGCGTAACCTACAGCGATATTCCTATGATAGTGAGCCCGGACCAAGAGCTTGAAAAAGAGATGGGTTCTATTTGGGAGAAATCTAGCTTCCAGGTTAAGCGTCTGCGCGCGCTTGGTATGGATGCATACAGCCTAGTGAATGCACTTCCAAATATGAAGGTAAGCCCAGGGCTTACGGTTCAGGGTCAGACTGGCGTACTTAGCATAGATGACGACTGCGTAGTTCAACGCCAGCTAAGCTGGGCAGAATATGAGACTGCTCAGAAATAA
- a CDS encoding cytochrome c1, whose protein sequence is MKKLLVLLFALVPAIGFAAGGSAVPLDKANNDIRDEASLQRGAQTFMNYCFGCHATQYQRYERVATDLGIPVDLMRENLMFDSNKNIGDLMTNSVPQEDAAKWFGVAPPDLTLTARVRGVDWLYTYLRSFYEDPSRPFGVNNVIFPSVGMPHVLEELQGVPKPIYENKMVDGQEESVVVGVQTDGTGELSQSEYDDVIRDLVNFLEYAGDPVQVEREQMGLWAMLFLLIFTGVAFLLYKEYWRDIH, encoded by the coding sequence ATGAAAAAGCTACTCGTATTATTATTTGCGTTAGTACCTGCAATCGGTTTTGCGGCTGGTGGTAGCGCAGTCCCTCTGGACAAAGCAAACAATGATATTCGTGATGAAGCGTCACTGCAGCGCGGTGCTCAAACCTTTATGAACTACTGTTTTGGCTGTCATGCTACTCAGTATCAGCGTTATGAGCGTGTTGCTACAGACCTTGGTATTCCAGTTGATCTGATGCGTGAGAACCTGATGTTTGATTCAAACAAAAACATCGGTGACCTGATGACCAACAGCGTACCTCAAGAAGACGCAGCTAAGTGGTTTGGTGTGGCTCCGCCGGATCTAACACTAACCGCGCGTGTTCGTGGTGTTGACTGGCTATACACTTATCTTCGTTCATTCTATGAAGACCCAAGTCGTCCATTTGGTGTGAACAACGTTATCTTCCCAAGCGTTGGTATGCCACATGTACTTGAAGAGCTTCAGGGTGTGCCTAAGCCTATCTATGAAAACAAGATGGTTGATGGCCAAGAAGAGAGCGTAGTGGTTGGCGTTCAAACCGATGGTACAGGTGAGCTTAGCCAGAGCGAATATGATGATGTGATTCGTGACCTAGTAAACTTCCTAGAATACGCTGGTGACCCAGTTCAGGTTGAACGTGAGCAAATGGGCTTGTGGGCAATGCTATTCTTACTAATATTTACTGGCGTTGCCTTCCTGCTGTATAAAGAGTATTGGCGCGATATTCACTAA
- a CDS encoding phosphoheptose isomerase, whose translation MHDSIKASFTENIQIQIAAAEALPDVITHAAQAMVSTLLNGNKILCCGNGGSNANSQQFVSCLLNRFETERPSLPAMTLTSDIATLTAVANDYHYQEVFSKQVRAIGQKGDILLAISTSGNSKNIIKAMEAAVTRDMTIIALTGGDGGEMAGLLGEHDVEIRIPSNRTPRIHEVHMLTLHCLCDLIDQVLFPSHTE comes from the coding sequence ATGCACGACAGCATCAAAGCCAGTTTTACCGAAAACATCCAGATTCAGATCGCAGCGGCAGAAGCCTTGCCAGACGTCATTACCCATGCGGCACAGGCTATGGTCAGTACATTGCTTAACGGCAACAAGATCCTATGTTGTGGTAACGGTGGCTCTAACGCCAATTCCCAGCAGTTCGTCTCCTGCCTACTGAATCGCTTTGAGACTGAGCGACCAAGCCTTCCAGCTATGACATTAACCTCTGATATCGCAACCCTGACTGCAGTAGCGAACGACTACCACTACCAAGAAGTGTTCTCTAAACAGGTTCGTGCCATCGGCCAAAAAGGCGATATCCTGCTGGCAATCTCTACCAGTGGTAACAGCAAGAACATCATCAAGGCGATGGAAGCGGCGGTAACCCGTGATATGACCATCATCGCTCTAACTGGTGGTGACGGCGGTGAGATGGCAGGCCTACTGGGTGAACACGATGTAGAAATCCGCATTCCGTCGAACCGCACGCCTCGCATTCATGAAGTGCATATGTTGACGCTACATTGTCTCTGTGACCTTATTGATCAGGTACTATTCCCAAGTCATACAGAATAA
- the ftsL gene encoding cell division protein FtsL — MPLLGVHIVRDLFTAGRIPMFLLIIIFFSAMSVVLTTHLTRQAIDHKNQALTAREKLDDEWRNLIIEENSLSEHSRVQKVAVSELEMTRPDSDKEVLVKLK, encoded by the coding sequence ATTCCGCTACTGGGTGTTCATATCGTGCGCGACCTGTTTACCGCAGGTCGTATCCCTATGTTTCTGCTCATTATTATCTTCTTTAGTGCTATGTCGGTTGTGCTCACCACGCACCTAACTAGACAGGCTATCGATCATAAGAATCAGGCGCTAACGGCACGTGAGAAGCTGGATGATGAGTGGCGAAATCTTATCATCGAAGAGAATTCGTTGTCTGAGCATAGCCGAGTGCAAAAAGTGGCGGTTTCCGAATTGGAAATGACACGTCCTGATTCTGATAAGGAAGTCTTGGTTAAACTGAAATGA